A genome region from Arachidicoccus soli includes the following:
- a CDS encoding FecR family protein, whose product MDNTLLEELQQKYLLGIANDVEIQQLMDWYYSFDDEMVNVKTANIHEEKEVYDRLRQKIEDIIQRNPRKKDKVFDIRRNGYWQVAVVLVVLFSGYWFLKNHTPENKNQLQTSTASDIQPGQEGAILTLANGKKIFLDSAQNGNIAIQGTGIVIKNGTQVIYTPGNSEKNTPLAYNTIVTPKGRDFEVVLPDSSKVWLNAASSIRFPTVFNDKPRVVEITGEAYFEVSHQLDKKGNRVPFVVHTNKMTIQVLGTHFNVNAYDDEQYTRTTLLEGSVAASKIGSNELVKIIPGQQAFISNLGSGNVSVKQADVNKAIAWKNGLFQFDDDQLQAILRQVSRWYNVDIDCAEQKKDLRFNGIISKRSNVKAILDLLSATGVVNFKMENGKLIAY is encoded by the coding sequence ATGGATAATACACTATTAGAGGAATTACAGCAAAAGTATTTGCTGGGTATTGCAAATGATGTAGAAATCCAGCAATTGATGGATTGGTACTACTCTTTTGATGATGAAATGGTGAATGTAAAGACTGCGAACATTCATGAGGAAAAGGAGGTCTATGATAGGTTGCGTCAAAAAATAGAGGATATAATTCAGCGTAATCCGCGTAAGAAGGATAAGGTTTTTGATATAAGAAGAAATGGGTATTGGCAAGTTGCGGTGGTCTTAGTTGTTTTATTTTCAGGATATTGGTTTCTGAAAAATCATACGCCGGAAAATAAAAATCAACTGCAAACAAGCACAGCTAGCGATATTCAACCTGGACAGGAGGGGGCTATATTGACCTTGGCGAATGGGAAAAAGATTTTTTTAGATAGTGCGCAAAATGGCAACATTGCTATACAAGGAACTGGTATAGTCATCAAAAATGGAACACAGGTAATATATACTCCGGGGAATTCTGAAAAGAATACGCCTCTTGCATATAATACTATTGTCACACCGAAAGGAAGAGATTTTGAAGTTGTGCTGCCGGATAGCTCAAAGGTTTGGCTAAATGCGGCATCTTCCATTAGATTCCCAACAGTATTTAATGATAAGCCAAGGGTTGTTGAAATTACCGGGGAGGCTTATTTTGAAGTATCACATCAATTAGATAAAAAAGGAAACAGAGTTCCATTTGTGGTACATACAAATAAAATGACCATTCAGGTTTTAGGCACTCATTTCAATGTGAATGCTTATGATGATGAACAATATACTAGAACAACTTTGCTGGAAGGAAGTGTGGCTGCAAGTAAAATTGGTAGTAATGAATTAGTAAAAATAATACCTGGCCAACAAGCATTTATTTCGAATTTGGGATCTGGAAATGTTAGTGTTAAACAAGCAGACGTGAATAAAGCGATAGCGTGGAAAAATGGATTGTTTCAATTTGATGATGACCAATTGCAGGCAATACTCAGACAAGTGTCAAGGTGGTATAATGTAGATATTGATTGTGCAGAACAAAAGAAAGATTTGCGTTTTAATGGCATTATATCTAAAAGGTCAAATGTCAAAGCTATTTTGGATTTACTTTCTGCAACAGGTGTGGTAAATTTTAAAATGGAGAATGGAAAATTGATTGCTTACTGA
- a CDS encoding NADPH-dependent F420 reductase, which produces MKIGIIGAGSIGTTLAKHLTEAGYEIVISNSRGADSLKEKIKQIGGNIIAGSVQEAAEADVVFLAVRWEQVQEVLSTISLKGKIVIDVTNANLPEFVLAEPGSKTSSEVVNQWAKGAKVVKAFNTLYAQVLAENPEVGGGKRVIFYSGNNEDAKEVVSGIINRIGFAGVDLGSLNEGGKLQRFPGGSLPTLNLIKLK; this is translated from the coding sequence ATGAAAATCGGAATTATCGGTGCCGGATCTATCGGCACTACACTAGCAAAACACTTAACCGAAGCAGGTTATGAAATAGTCATTAGCAACAGCCGCGGTGCTGATTCGCTTAAAGAGAAAATTAAACAAATCGGTGGTAACATTATCGCCGGTTCGGTGCAGGAAGCAGCCGAAGCAGATGTCGTATTTCTTGCTGTGCGATGGGAACAGGTACAAGAGGTATTATCTACCATTTCATTAAAAGGCAAAATCGTGATAGACGTAACCAATGCTAATCTACCTGAATTTGTATTGGCAGAGCCGGGCTCAAAAACATCCAGCGAAGTAGTAAATCAATGGGCAAAAGGAGCAAAAGTGGTTAAAGCTTTTAATACTTTATATGCTCAAGTATTGGCAGAAAATCCAGAGGTTGGTGGAGGAAAAAGAGTGATTTTCTATTCAGGAAATAATGAAGATGCTAAAGAGGTTGTGTCGGGCATTATTAATCGCATTGGCTTTGCAGGTGTTGATTTGGGTAGCCTGAATGAAGGCGGAAAATTGCAAAGATTCCCTGGTGGATCATTACCAACATTAAATCTTATCAAACTAAAATAA
- a CDS encoding alkene reductase: MNKILSAFEKNGFSLKNHVVMAPMTRSRAINNIPNDLMTTYYGQRTGAGLIITEGTAPSPEALGYPRIPGIFSDAQVDGWKNITKAVHNGNSKIFLQIMHTGRIGHYDNLPPQTELVGVSNIKAAGQIHTDSIGKQDHSAPTALTTEGIKKVIEKYVAAAKNAMRAGFDGVEIHGANGYLLEQFLNPNINNRNDEYGGSIENRARLTIEVVTKVVAAIGKEKVGIRFSPFSTLGDLQAYDEAEVHETYYYLAAQMNRIGIQYIHISANPNIPLQTFDAIRSNFSNTIILSNGLTPETAEAALSKGFADIVAFGRSFLATPDFVTRIEMNAPLNELDFNTLYTADAIGYTDYPTLS, encoded by the coding sequence ATGAACAAGATTCTTTCCGCATTTGAAAAGAATGGTTTTAGCTTAAAAAACCATGTCGTAATGGCGCCTATGACGCGTAGTAGGGCAATTAATAATATTCCTAATGATTTAATGACAACTTACTACGGGCAACGGACAGGTGCAGGCTTAATAATTACTGAAGGTACTGCGCCAAGTCCTGAAGCCCTAGGCTATCCACGTATTCCAGGCATTTTTAGTGATGCTCAAGTCGATGGTTGGAAAAATATAACAAAGGCTGTTCATAATGGAAATAGTAAAATATTTCTACAGATAATGCATACTGGTCGTATTGGGCATTATGATAATTTACCGCCGCAAACGGAATTGGTAGGTGTTTCTAATATAAAAGCAGCAGGGCAAATTCATACCGATTCAATAGGTAAACAAGACCATTCAGCGCCAACTGCGTTAACAACAGAAGGTATAAAAAAAGTAATTGAAAAATATGTTGCTGCGGCTAAAAATGCAATGCGGGCAGGTTTTGATGGGGTGGAAATACATGGTGCAAACGGATATTTATTAGAGCAGTTTTTAAATCCTAATATTAACAACCGCAACGATGAATATGGAGGGAGCATTGAAAATAGAGCAAGATTAACCATTGAAGTAGTGACAAAAGTTGTAGCAGCAATTGGGAAAGAAAAAGTAGGTATTCGTTTTTCTCCTTTTTCTACATTGGGAGATTTGCAAGCCTATGACGAAGCCGAAGTTCACGAAACATACTATTACTTGGCGGCTCAAATGAATAGAATCGGAATCCAGTATATTCACATTTCAGCCAATCCAAATATTCCCTTGCAAACTTTTGATGCCATCCGTTCTAACTTTTCAAACACTATTATTTTATCTAATGGGCTTACACCAGAAACAGCGGAAGCTGCCTTAAGTAAAGGCTTCGCAGATATTGTTGCATTTGGCAGGAGCTTTTTAGCTACCCCTGATTTTGTAACGCGTATTGAAATGAATGCTCCCTTAAATGAATTAGATTTTAATACACTTTATACAGCCGATGCAATCGGTTATACCGATTATCCCACACTTTCATAA
- a CDS encoding RNA polymerase sigma-70 factor: MVQDYKSYSDTQLLHLLQSNDELAFKEVFQRYWKKLYAIAYNRLRSTHAAEDIVQEVLTMLWVRRADLKIGTLENYLSTAVRYNVFHEWRKNIQKEKLNHALKTNSGDQPYTTIEETIRFKAIQEQLQNEVNKLPEKCKLVFQYSRELGMNNKEIAERLELSSKTVEAHITKALKHLRTVFRKTLSSFFILFF; encoded by the coding sequence ATGGTACAGGATTATAAATCTTATTCAGATACTCAACTGCTGCATTTATTACAATCAAATGATGAATTAGCTTTCAAAGAAGTCTTTCAGAGATATTGGAAAAAGTTATATGCAATAGCATACAATCGTTTGCGGTCTACCCACGCGGCAGAGGATATTGTACAAGAGGTACTTACAATGCTGTGGGTACGGAGGGCCGATTTGAAAATCGGCACACTTGAGAATTATTTGTCCACTGCTGTCCGATATAATGTTTTCCATGAATGGAGAAAAAATATTCAGAAGGAAAAATTGAATCATGCATTAAAAACAAACAGCGGGGATCAACCATACACGACCATTGAGGAAACTATACGTTTTAAAGCAATACAGGAACAACTGCAAAACGAGGTCAATAAATTGCCTGAAAAATGTAAACTCGTTTTTCAATATAGCCGGGAATTGGGCATGAATAATAAAGAAATTGCAGAACGGCTTGAACTCTCCTCTAAAACCGTTGAAGCTCATATAACAAAAGCGCTCAAACACCTGCGGACTGTTTTTAGAAAAACGCTTTCCTCCTTTTTTATATTATTTTTCTAA
- a CDS encoding SDR family NAD(P)-dependent oxidoreductase — protein MSKLKNKVAVITGGNSGIGFGIAQEFKNEGAVGAIVGRTQQTLDSSVDQLGGNFIGINADVTIQEDLERLFIETTKKFGKIDTLVVNAGGAATGAKLGSVADIGEADYDKTMDLNLKSVYFTVHKALPYMKDGASIILIGSNAGHRAYPSLSLYGAAKAAVISFAKGFSLDLLDRKIRVNVLSPGTVDTPVFGKFIPEEQLEVVKKQFVDGIPIGRIGQPSDIGKTAVFLASDDSLFMIGNEILVDGGSVNLAPL, from the coding sequence ATGAGTAAACTAAAAAACAAAGTTGCAGTTATTACAGGTGGTAATAGCGGTATTGGATTTGGGATAGCACAAGAATTCAAAAATGAAGGCGCGGTTGGCGCAATTGTAGGGAGAACACAGCAAACACTGGATTCTTCTGTTGACCAGTTAGGTGGAAACTTTATAGGGATTAATGCAGATGTAACCATACAAGAAGATTTGGAAAGGCTGTTTATAGAAACGACTAAAAAATTTGGGAAAATTGACACCCTGGTCGTGAATGCAGGTGGTGCAGCAACAGGTGCAAAATTGGGTTCGGTTGCGGATATTGGTGAAGCAGATTATGATAAAACAATGGATTTGAACCTTAAAAGTGTATATTTTACCGTTCATAAAGCATTGCCTTATATGAAAGATGGAGCTTCTATCATTCTAATTGGCTCCAATGCAGGGCATCGTGCCTATCCTTCCTTATCTCTTTATGGTGCCGCAAAAGCTGCTGTTATTTCATTTGCAAAAGGATTTTCATTGGATTTATTGGATAGAAAAATACGAGTAAATGTATTGTCCCCCGGCACTGTCGATACTCCTGTTTTTGGAAAATTTATACCCGAAGAGCAACTGGAGGTTGTGAAAAAACAATTTGTAGATGGAATACCAATTGGCAGAATAGGGCAACCTTCGGATATTGGTAAAACTGCCGTTTTTCTTGCTTCAGACGATTCATTATTCATGATTGGAAACGAGATTCTTGTTGATGGTGGTTCTGTAAATCTGGCACCACTTTGA
- a CDS encoding transposase, protein MCVEATRTLLSTNEPQREQRYYIASLITTSLDFNQIVRAHWGFENKAHWSLDVIFGEDLRTRQDKRRKTSVSLSKLPSTS, encoded by the coding sequence ATGTGCGTCGAAGCTACAAGAACTTTATTGAGTACAAACGAACCGCAACGCGAACAACGCTACTACATCGCAAGCTTGATAACTACATCGCTAGATTTTAACCAAATCGTCCGTGCACATTGGGGCTTCGAAAATAAAGCACATTGGTCGCTCGATGTAATTTTTGGAGAAGACCTCCGTACCAGGCAGGACAAGCGGCGGAAAACTTCAGTATCATTATCAAAATTGCCATCAACATCTTAA
- a CDS encoding winged helix-turn-helix domain-containing protein, whose product MFTLGPVLFDAKNRKLIINGKTIDLTGTESRVLLIFASSPNKTVERSRLQKEIWEDEGVIVGRSLDMFISKLRKKLEPDPNINIVVIRGKGYRLEVNS is encoded by the coding sequence ATGTTCACTCTGGGCCCGGTGTTGTTTGATGCGAAAAACCGGAAGCTCATCATAAACGGCAAGACAATAGACCTGACCGGGACGGAATCCCGAGTGTTGCTCATTTTCGCGTCGTCGCCAAACAAAACCGTAGAGAGAAGCCGGCTGCAGAAAGAGATTTGGGAAGATGAAGGTGTTATTGTGGGGCGAAGTTTGGATATGTTCATATCAAAACTTAGAAAAAAACTGGAGCCGGATCCCAATATCAACATCGTTGTTATACGCGGTAAAGGATATAGACTTGAAGTTAACTCTTAA
- a CDS encoding helix-turn-helix transcriptional regulator, with amino-acid sequence MNDNGIKRLSRLTAILTQLQTKKILTSAILAEKFEVSIRTIYRDIKALEGAGVPILTEEGKGYSLMEGYRIPPVMFTENEANALITAEKLVWKNKDSSLIKEYSEAVNKIKAVLLYSTKEKIEMLSERIAISPALPNRNTSNSLALIQKALTTFRVLNVIYHSESKVEKTERNIEPFALYYNQQESWTLIAYCRLRKDYRMFRLDRLLKVDLLDLNFTPHKLTLKEYLKSKEKNYTPPDTPLS; translated from the coding sequence ATGAATGATAACGGCATTAAACGACTTTCTCGACTGACTGCAATTTTAACCCAACTGCAAACGAAAAAAATATTGACTTCTGCTATCCTTGCAGAAAAATTTGAGGTTAGCATTAGAACCATTTACCGAGATATTAAAGCATTGGAAGGGGCAGGTGTTCCGATATTGACAGAAGAGGGAAAAGGGTATTCATTGATGGAAGGCTATAGAATTCCACCTGTTATGTTTACAGAGAATGAGGCAAATGCTTTAATTACAGCGGAGAAATTGGTTTGGAAGAATAAGGATAGTTCGCTCATTAAAGAATATTCAGAGGCAGTCAATAAAATAAAAGCTGTTCTATTGTATTCAACAAAAGAAAAAATTGAGATGCTTTCTGAAAGAATTGCTATTAGTCCTGCACTGCCGAATCGCAACACGAGTAATTCATTGGCCTTAATTCAAAAAGCACTGACAACTTTTAGGGTTTTGAACGTCATCTATCATTCAGAAAGCAAAGTAGAAAAAACAGAACGGAATATCGAACCGTTTGCTTTGTACTATAACCAGCAAGAAAGCTGGACATTAATTGCATATTGCAGACTCAGGAAGGATTATAGAATGTTTCGTTTGGATAGGCTTTTAAAAGTCGACCTACTGGATTTAAATTTTACACCTCATAAACTGACATTAAAGGAATATTTAAAAAGTAAAGAAAAAAACTATACCCCCCCTGACACACCCTTGTCATAG
- a CDS encoding SDR family NAD(P)-dependent oxidoreductase, with translation MNKLENKVAVVTGASKGIGASIAKHFAAEGAKVIVNYASNKEAAEKVVKTIIDNGGSAIAIQADVSQEADVIRLFNETKKAFGSLDILVNNAVAQGYAPIEQISIEAFHQSFNVNVLGPILTIQAALKLFGDKGGNIINISSGASKYPLPSASLYSSTKAALDAFTIALSKELGSKNVRINSILPGATETEGATSAGVTKGSDYEKMFIANTPLGRRGQPEDIAKAVVFLASDDAAWITGEQISVSGGMYGF, from the coding sequence ATGAATAAATTAGAAAATAAAGTAGCAGTAGTTACAGGTGCATCAAAAGGAATAGGTGCATCTATCGCAAAACACTTTGCAGCAGAAGGTGCAAAGGTTATTGTTAATTATGCTTCAAACAAAGAAGCAGCAGAGAAAGTGGTGAAGACCATAATCGACAATGGAGGCTCGGCCATTGCAATACAAGCCGATGTATCACAAGAAGCCGATGTCATTAGGCTTTTTAATGAAACAAAGAAAGCTTTCGGCAGCTTAGACATTTTGGTGAATAATGCTGTCGCTCAAGGATATGCGCCTATTGAGCAAATATCGATAGAAGCTTTTCATCAGAGTTTCAACGTCAATGTATTAGGACCTATATTGACAATCCAAGCAGCTTTAAAATTGTTTGGCGATAAAGGAGGAAATATCATTAATATCAGTTCGGGTGCAAGCAAATACCCTCTTCCGTCAGCCTCTTTGTATTCTTCAACTAAGGCGGCATTGGATGCCTTTACCATTGCGTTATCAAAAGAATTGGGCTCAAAGAATGTTCGTATCAATTCTATTTTACCAGGCGCCACAGAAACAGAGGGTGCGACAAGTGCAGGCGTTACCAAGGGAAGTGATTATGAAAAAATGTTTATTGCTAATACACCGCTTGGTCGTAGAGGTCAGCCCGAAGATATTGCGAAAGCTGTGGTATTTCTTGCTTCCGATGATGCAGCCTGGATTACAGGAGAGCAAATTTCTGTTTCGGGTGGTATGTATGGTTTTTAA
- a CDS encoding winged helix-turn-helix transcriptional regulator, protein MRDDNFCNSNCPFTRAIGTIGNKWKPIIINVIGTRSIRFGQLDAIVPHISRKVLTEQLKELEEDGLLERWAYKEIPPRVEYKLSEKGLAFLPILESIKEWNLKYEVVSISEEAVGV, encoded by the coding sequence ATGAGAGACGACAATTTTTGCAATTCAAATTGCCCGTTTACCAGGGCTATTGGCACTATTGGTAATAAATGGAAGCCGATAATTATAAACGTTATTGGCACCCGCAGCATTCGTTTTGGCCAATTAGATGCGATCGTACCGCACATTTCAAGGAAAGTACTAACTGAACAGCTAAAAGAGTTGGAAGAAGATGGACTATTGGAAAGATGGGCCTATAAGGAAATACCACCAAGGGTAGAATATAAGTTGTCCGAAAAAGGCTTAGCTTTTTTGCCTATTTTAGAATCCATAAAAGAATGGAATTTAAAATATGAAGTAGTTTCAATATCCGAAGAGGCTGTGGGTGTTTAA
- a CDS encoding VOC family protein, with the protein MSKMKMASLRIITADILTLVQFFEKATKLSAKWATEDFAEIITDSFTLAIGSTKTLAFFGGDVAQPAANKSIIIEFLVENVDEDYERVKNLTHEIVQKPTTMPWGNRSMLFRDPDANLINFFTPVTPDAMKRFDR; encoded by the coding sequence ATGAGTAAAATGAAAATGGCATCCCTAAGAATTATCACTGCTGATATCTTAACATTAGTTCAATTTTTCGAAAAAGCTACAAAGCTATCTGCAAAGTGGGCTACCGAAGATTTTGCTGAAATTATTACTGACTCATTTACATTGGCAATTGGAAGTACAAAGACATTAGCGTTCTTTGGCGGAGATGTTGCCCAGCCGGCCGCAAACAAAAGTATAATCATAGAATTCCTTGTTGAAAATGTGGATGAAGATTATGAAAGAGTTAAAAACTTAACCCATGAAATCGTTCAGAAGCCAACAACGATGCCTTGGGGAAATCGCTCCATGTTATTTCGTGACCCAGATGCTAATTTAATTAACTTTTTTACACCGGTCACCCCTGATGCGATGAAGAGATTTGATAGATGA
- a CDS encoding SusC/RagA family TonB-linked outer membrane protein — protein MKIGILCLVSVMLSFQLWGQTVTIKENNISLHNLFKEIRSQTGYEFLYNSEMIEKISPLNVNVRNETISKVLDGCFKNLPLSYKIIDDKTIIVRQKKLISNTDSVVAPVKKIVQGRIVDDKDNEIAGASIIVKGSKRGAISDNDGHFTLDVANINADSLIINFVGFQQKVVAINLNKSLNVVIHPLINEIAEVMVSTGYQEINSDSYTGTAVTVSGANLKKVNPQSILQSLQVFDPSFKIVENNLAGSNPNSLPNINVRGSTALPSGSSTDIISRNNLAGTVNLPTFILDGFEVSVQNIYDLDINRVKSVTLLKDAAATAVYGSRAANGVVVITTNPPKEGKLQLSYNYELNVTTPDLSQYHVLNASQKLDYENLAGLYTMNNNPGLSQDQLDALYYHKKELVLSGVNTDWLSQPVRTAYGQKHSLYLEGGTQSFRYGLAMRYQTAPGVMKGSSRNRYSTDIDLSYYLGKKLIFKNAVTITKTDSRESPYGSFSNYVRMNPYYPKMDSLGKIDQVLDSWTEHDSRGSVYSTPVLNPLYDASLGSFNKSEYLQIIDAFTADWHISNALRLKGLISVNQIRTTGNNFVSPFANQFYFYSTADIAKRGSYDYNTNTETTVDGNVTLNYNKQVNKNNINFLVGANMHSDLSNYLAISAIGFSNDRFSDIGYANSYATGTTPYSDVEKSRLVGAFTTLNYSYADKYLLDFTFREDGSSNFGSNNRIAPFSSLGLGWNMHKEDFMQGSIFSRFKLRASAGYTGSVSFSPYMAQTTYNYYMSNAYITGIGAYVNNYGNNNLEWQKTRDIDFGLEIGFLQDRLLIKPRYYSKLTQGLIGDVTLPPSTGFSTYKDNIGNMRNNGWELSFQYNVVKSKDFSLDLTTNLVHNQNIIVKISDALKAYNKTVDDAQTNAGNQGVPLLHYVEGQSLNTIYAVKSLGIDPESGREIYVKRDGTLTYDWSADDIVPVGNTEPGVSGFFGSSIRYKQFNLTFNFYTQWGGEIYNQTLVDRVENADPRYNVDSRVFDQKWRQSGDLAFYKNIADLGQTQVSSRFVEPDNVLQLQSLYLSYDTQKSFYKKFGMQNLRFAFTMNDVFRWSSVKEERGIDYPFARSFTFALTANF, from the coding sequence ATGAAAATTGGCATATTGTGTTTAGTCTCGGTAATGTTAAGCTTTCAGCTTTGGGGACAGACAGTTACAATAAAAGAAAATAATATTTCTCTTCATAATCTTTTTAAAGAAATAAGATCACAAACAGGTTACGAATTTCTCTACAATAGTGAGATGATTGAGAAAATATCTCCTTTGAATGTGAATGTAAGAAACGAAACCATCTCCAAAGTATTAGATGGGTGTTTTAAAAATTTGCCTTTGTCTTATAAAATAATCGATGACAAAACAATTATAGTTAGACAAAAGAAACTTATTAGCAATACGGATTCTGTTGTAGCACCTGTAAAAAAAATAGTTCAGGGAAGAATTGTTGATGATAAAGACAATGAAATTGCAGGCGCCAGTATTATTGTGAAAGGAAGTAAGCGTGGTGCGATTTCTGATAATGATGGTCATTTTACTTTGGACGTCGCCAATATAAACGCAGACTCTTTAATCATTAATTTTGTTGGCTTTCAACAAAAAGTAGTTGCCATTAACCTAAACAAATCATTGAATGTTGTTATCCACCCTTTGATAAATGAAATAGCAGAAGTAATGGTATCCACTGGTTACCAAGAAATAAATAGTGATAGTTATACCGGTACGGCAGTCACTGTTTCAGGTGCAAATTTAAAAAAGGTAAACCCACAAAGTATTTTGCAAAGTTTGCAAGTTTTTGATCCGTCTTTTAAAATTGTAGAGAATAATCTAGCGGGCTCTAATCCTAATAGTTTGCCAAATATCAATGTTCGTGGTTCTACCGCATTGCCTTCAGGAAGTAGTACAGATATTATTAGTAGAAATAATCTGGCAGGAACAGTAAACCTGCCAACATTTATCTTGGACGGATTTGAAGTAAGCGTTCAAAATATTTATGATTTGGATATTAACAGAGTAAAATCTGTAACACTCTTAAAAGATGCAGCAGCTACGGCAGTGTATGGCTCAAGAGCAGCAAATGGAGTAGTGGTTATTACAACCAATCCTCCAAAAGAAGGTAAGCTCCAACTTTCGTATAATTACGAATTAAATGTAACCACTCCCGACCTTTCTCAATACCATGTCCTCAATGCGAGCCAAAAACTTGACTACGAAAATTTAGCAGGGTTATATACAATGAATAACAATCCAGGGCTCAGTCAAGACCAGTTAGACGCATTGTATTATCACAAAAAAGAACTTGTCTTAAGCGGTGTAAATACTGATTGGCTTTCGCAACCTGTTCGCACTGCTTATGGGCAAAAACATTCTCTGTATTTAGAAGGGGGTACACAAAGTTTTAGATATGGATTAGCCATGCGTTATCAAACTGCACCAGGCGTAATGAAAGGTTCTTCTAGAAACCGATACAGTACCGACATTGATTTGTCTTATTATTTGGGTAAAAAATTAATATTTAAAAACGCCGTTACTATTACTAAAACAGATTCCCGTGAATCACCTTATGGAAGTTTTTCTAATTATGTTAGAATGAACCCCTATTACCCTAAGATGGATTCATTAGGAAAAATAGATCAGGTATTGGATAGTTGGACGGAACATGACAGTAGAGGATCGGTATATTCAACGCCGGTATTAAACCCTTTGTACGATGCGTCTTTGGGGAGTTTTAATAAGTCAGAATATCTGCAAATTATTGATGCATTCACAGCCGATTGGCATATATCTAACGCACTTAGATTAAAAGGTTTGATAAGTGTAAACCAGATTAGAACAACTGGAAATAATTTTGTTTCTCCCTTTGCGAATCAATTTTATTTTTATTCAACTGCGGACATAGCAAAAAGAGGAAGCTATGATTACAACACCAATACAGAAACCACGGTAGATGGAAATGTAACTTTGAATTATAATAAGCAGGTTAATAAAAATAATATCAATTTTTTGGTGGGTGCAAATATGCACTCCGATTTGTCCAATTATTTGGCCATCTCCGCTATCGGATTTTCTAACGATAGGTTTTCAGATATTGGTTATGCGAATTCATATGCAACTGGCACAACGCCTTATAGCGATGTAGAAAAAAGCCGTTTAGTCGGTGCATTTACTACGCTTAATTATTCATATGCAGATAAATATCTTTTAGACTTTACATTCAGGGAAGATGGGTCATCGAATTTCGGATCCAATAATAGAATCGCGCCCTTTTCTTCATTAGGCTTAGGCTGGAATATGCACAAAGAGGATTTCATGCAAGGCTCTATTTTTAGCAGATTTAAACTAAGAGCAAGTGCCGGTTATACTGGTTCAGTTTCCTTTTCTCCATATATGGCACAAACCACTTATAATTATTACATGAGCAATGCTTATATCACTGGGATAGGCGCCTATGTAAATAATTATGGCAATAACAATTTAGAATGGCAGAAGACCCGCGATATAGACTTTGGTTTGGAAATAGGGTTTCTTCAGGATAGACTTTTGATTAAACCTCGTTATTATTCCAAACTTACACAGGGCCTCATTGGCGATGTAACTTTACCACCTTCTACAGGGTTCTCAACCTATAAAGACAATATAGGTAACATGCGCAATAATGGTTGGGAACTTAGTTTCCAATACAACGTTGTGAAAAGTAAAGACTTTAGCTTGGATTTGACGACCAATTTGGTTCACAACCAAAACATTATTGTCAAGATATCTGATGCATTAAAGGCATATAATAAAACTGTTGATGATGCTCAAACCAATGCTGGAAACCAAGGTGTTCCTTTGCTTCATTATGTGGAGGGACAATCTTTAAACACAATCTATGCGGTGAAATCTCTGGGAATAGACCCAGAAAGTGGGAGAGAGATATATGTAAAAAGAGATGGTACGCTTACTTATGATTGGAGTGCCGATGATATTGTGCCAGTGGGAAATACTGAACCCGGTGTTTCTGGCTTCTTTGGCTCAAGCATTCGTTACAAACAATTTAATTTGACGTTTAATTTCTATACGCAATGGGGTGGTGAAATATACAATCAGACATTGGTAGATAGAGTGGAAAATGCAGATCCAAGATATAATGTTGATAGCAGAGTTTTTGATCAGAAATGGAGACAGTCTGGGGACCTTGCATTCTATAAAAACATTGCGGATCTAGGTCAAACGCAAGTCTCCTCTAGGTTTGTAGAGCCTGATAATGTATTGCAATTACAGTCACTTTATCTTTCCTATGATACACAAAAATCATTTTATAAAAAATTTGGTATGCAAAACTTGCGATTTGCATTTACAATGAATGATGTATTTAGATGGTCTTCTGTAAAAGAAGAAAGAGGAATTGACTATCCATTCGCACGTAGTTTCACTTTTGCTTTAACTGCTAATTTTTAA